A single genomic interval of Halomonas sp. GT harbors:
- the prmC gene encoding peptide chain release factor N(5)-glutamine methyltransferase, translating to MSFDVPTFDALLRRATTRLQAVGSPSPRIDAEVLLRHATGHDRTWLYTWGDRECPLWEQARFDALVAARAQGMPIAYLTGEREFWGLRLATSPETLIPRPDTETLVETVLMRAKARAGRLLDLGAGTGAIALAFASEKPHWQVIGADIRPEAVALATRNAQALKIDNAQFVISDWFSAFAQSPQAVAFDIIVSNPPYIAADDPHLRLGDVRFEPLSALVADADGMADLLHLISTACGYLSDGGWLALEHGYTQAANVRTALVRAGFQNVESVQDVGGHERVTLGHL from the coding sequence CGACGACTCGGTTGCAAGCGGTAGGTTCACCTTCCCCTAGGATTGATGCAGAGGTACTGCTTCGTCACGCAACGGGGCATGACCGTACTTGGCTGTATACCTGGGGAGATCGTGAGTGCCCCCTCTGGGAGCAAGCACGATTTGATGCGTTGGTGGCTGCACGTGCTCAGGGAATGCCAATTGCCTATCTGACTGGTGAACGAGAATTTTGGGGACTGCGGCTGGCAACATCGCCAGAAACGCTGATTCCACGACCTGATACTGAAACCCTGGTTGAGACTGTGCTGATGCGTGCCAAAGCGAGGGCGGGGAGATTGCTGGATCTTGGCGCCGGCACTGGCGCTATTGCACTTGCGTTTGCCAGCGAGAAACCTCACTGGCAAGTAATAGGGGCGGATATTCGCCCAGAAGCAGTGGCGCTTGCAACGCGTAATGCACAAGCGCTAAAAATCGATAATGCTCAGTTCGTAATTAGCGATTGGTTTAGTGCGTTCGCTCAGTCCCCTCAAGCGGTTGCATTCGATATTATTGTTAGTAACCCGCCCTATATCGCTGCCGACGACCCACACTTGCGCCTGGGTGATGTGCGTTTTGAGCCATTATCGGCATTAGTGGCCGATGCTGACGGGATGGCGGATTTGCTGCATTTGATTAGCACTGCTTGTGGTTATCTTTCCGATGGAGGCTGGCTTGCCTTAGAGCATGGTTATACGCAAGCGGCCAACGTACGCACTGCGTTAGTGCGTGCTGGCTTCCAAAACGTTGAAAGTGTGCAAGACGTTGGAGGTCATGAACGGGTTACCCTGGGTCACCTTTAA
- a CDS encoding Lrp/AsnC ligand binding domain-containing protein, which produces MKPKNRTLDRIDLKILRCLQENARISYVDLAAEVGLSTTPCLERVKRLERAGIIRGYQAILDPQALKANLLVFVEISLETQSPAVFDEFRRAVEKLPQIQECHLVSGQFDYILKCRIPEMSAYRQLLGDVVLTLPGVKESKSYVVMEEVKESFNLHIPDFEEFEDK; this is translated from the coding sequence ATGAAACCAAAAAATAGAACGCTGGACCGGATCGATCTTAAAATTTTGCGCTGTCTGCAGGAAAATGCGCGGATTTCCTATGTCGACCTTGCCGCTGAAGTCGGCTTATCCACAACCCCTTGTTTAGAGCGTGTTAAGCGCCTTGAGCGTGCGGGTATCATTCGCGGCTATCAAGCCATTCTTGATCCGCAGGCACTGAAAGCGAATTTGTTGGTCTTTGTGGAGATTAGCCTGGAGACACAGTCACCAGCTGTGTTCGATGAGTTTCGTCGGGCGGTAGAGAAATTACCGCAAATCCAAGAGTGTCACTTGGTGTCTGGCCAGTTTGATTATATTTTAAAATGCCGAATTCCTGAGATGTCAGCTTACCGACAGCTGCTAGGCGATGTCGTACTGACGCTGCCTGGGGTAAAAGAGTCCAAAAGCTATGTGGTAATGGAAGAAGTGAAAGAGAGCTTCAACTTACACATACCCGATTTCGAGGAATTTGAGGATAAGTAA